The following are from one region of the Hydrogenophaga sp. BPS33 genome:
- a CDS encoding Bug family tripartite tricarboxylate transporter substrate binding protein, producing the protein MKTQLHRRALLLAAPCMTFGLAGAWAQAPWPQRPVTIVVPTPAGGPADVVARIVAQKLQDRLGQAVLVDNKPGAGGLLGVELVARARPDGYTIAMPSSSVILSTAIDPKAVRFDIRTDFELLTTAGKIPLVMSANNAMPFSNFREFVSYAKANPGKLSVGVTPGLATTAHVLMERIKLEMGIDIVPVAYKGSGPATIAVSTGEVQVIMDNISGSGAFIQAGKIKPIAIMTPQRNPNYPQVLSIAEQGHPGLAVETWNGFVVPKGVPKEVVQLLQRELMAVMNDPEMVAKLRSLGQDPGGQTPEEFAAIMRNGLEMWTRVIRQANLKLTQ; encoded by the coding sequence ATGAAAACCCAACTTCACCGCCGCGCCTTGCTTCTCGCCGCCCCGTGCATGACCTTCGGCCTGGCGGGCGCATGGGCCCAGGCGCCCTGGCCTCAGCGACCGGTCACCATCGTGGTGCCGACGCCGGCGGGTGGCCCGGCCGACGTGGTCGCCCGCATCGTGGCGCAGAAACTTCAGGATCGGCTGGGTCAGGCGGTCCTGGTGGACAACAAACCCGGTGCGGGTGGCTTGCTGGGGGTCGAACTCGTGGCCCGCGCACGGCCCGATGGCTACACCATCGCGATGCCCAGCTCCTCCGTGATCCTGTCCACGGCCATCGATCCCAAGGCGGTGCGTTTTGACATCCGCACGGACTTCGAACTGCTCACCACCGCGGGCAAGATTCCGCTGGTCATGTCGGCCAACAACGCAATGCCGTTTTCGAACTTCCGTGAGTTTGTGTCCTACGCCAAGGCGAATCCCGGCAAGCTGTCTGTGGGCGTGACGCCCGGGCTGGCCACCACCGCGCACGTGCTGATGGAACGCATCAAGCTGGAGATGGGCATTGACATCGTTCCCGTCGCGTACAAGGGCAGCGGTCCGGCGACGATCGCCGTGAGCACCGGTGAAGTGCAGGTGATCATGGACAACATCTCGGGCTCGGGTGCGTTCATTCAGGCGGGCAAGATCAAGCCCATCGCGATCATGACGCCGCAGCGCAATCCCAACTATCCGCAGGTGTTGAGCATTGCCGAGCAAGGCCATCCGGGGCTCGCGGTGGAGACCTGGAACGGCTTTGTCGTGCCCAAGGGAGTGCCGAAGGAGGTGGTGCAGCTGCTGCAGCGCGAGCTCATGGCGGTGATGAACGATCCGGAGATGGTGGCGAAGCTGCGCTCCCTGGGGCAAGACCCGGGTGGTCAGACCCCGGAGGAGTTCGCCGCCATCATGCGCAATGGGCTCGAGATGTGGACACGCGTCATCCGGCAGGCCAACCTGAAGCTGACGCAGTGA
- a CDS encoding RidA family protein: MREVIDVGLPDFQQPFSWMVRAGGVLYTAHGPVREDGSVDTTGTIEEQARLTFANLRRAVERAGRTMDDVAQVLIYMTDVADMPAIDAVYREFFRAPWPNRSSAGVALVVPGMKIEIVAYVA; encoded by the coding sequence ATGAGAGAAGTGATCGACGTCGGCCTGCCCGACTTCCAGCAACCTTTTTCGTGGATGGTCCGTGCCGGCGGTGTGCTCTACACCGCGCACGGGCCGGTGCGCGAAGATGGCAGCGTGGACACCACCGGCACCATCGAAGAGCAGGCGCGCCTGACGTTCGCCAACCTGCGGCGCGCGGTGGAGCGTGCCGGCAGGACGATGGACGACGTGGCACAGGTTCTGATCTACATGACCGACGTGGCCGACATGCCGGCCATCGACGCGGTCTACCGCGAGTTCTTCCGGGCGCCTTGGCCGAACCGGTCGAGCGCGGGGGTGGCCCTGGTGGTACCGGGCATGAAGATCGAGATCGTGGCCTACGTGGCGTAG
- a CDS encoding Bug family tripartite tricarboxylate transporter substrate binding protein codes for MIDRRKLMLATMTAAAALALPGGAALAQAYPSKTITLVVSFPPGGDTDALARSFAEKLQARVGQPVVVENKTGASGTIGNSYVAKAAPDGYTLLFTPNTFATAPLVLKPGTGAVYNPLTDFTPILLAGTQSLFLITHAGSGLNTVKDVVAAAKSGKVANYASPGSGSPMHILGEMVNRSAGTKLAQVPYRGSGPAIVDLVAGHIPMMYTTLGPVAQYISQGKLVNVAVADPQRSSLAPNVPTLAEAGVKDAEVGAWQGFFGPKGMPADVVRTLNGHLNDILKMPDVQARMQTMALIPVGGEPAALAKINQYHNERYGKVIRETGIMAD; via the coding sequence ATGATCGATCGACGCAAGCTGATGCTCGCCACCATGACTGCCGCAGCCGCGCTCGCCCTGCCCGGCGGCGCTGCCCTGGCCCAGGCCTACCCCAGCAAGACCATCACCCTGGTCGTGTCGTTCCCGCCCGGTGGCGACACCGACGCGCTGGCGCGCAGCTTTGCCGAGAAGCTGCAGGCCCGCGTCGGCCAGCCGGTGGTGGTGGAGAACAAGACCGGCGCCAGCGGCACCATCGGCAATTCCTACGTGGCCAAGGCCGCGCCCGATGGCTATACCCTGCTCTTCACACCCAACACCTTCGCCACCGCACCGCTGGTGCTCAAGCCCGGCACGGGCGCGGTCTACAACCCGCTCACCGACTTCACGCCGATCCTGCTGGCCGGCACGCAATCGCTCTTTCTCATCACCCACGCAGGCTCGGGCCTGAACACGGTGAAGGACGTGGTGGCCGCCGCCAAGAGCGGCAAGGTCGCCAACTACGCCAGCCCCGGCAGCGGTTCGCCCATGCACATCCTGGGCGAGATGGTCAACCGGTCGGCCGGCACCAAGCTGGCGCAAGTGCCCTACCGTGGCAGCGGCCCGGCCATCGTCGATCTCGTGGCCGGCCACATCCCCATGATGTACACCACGCTCGGTCCGGTGGCGCAATACATCAGCCAGGGCAAGCTGGTGAACGTGGCCGTGGCGGACCCGCAGCGCTCGTCGCTGGCGCCCAACGTGCCCACGCTGGCCGAGGCCGGCGTGAAGGACGCGGAAGTGGGTGCCTGGCAAGGCTTCTTCGGCCCCAAGGGCATGCCCGCCGACGTGGTTCGCACGCTCAACGGCCACCTGAACGACATCCTCAAGATGCCCGACGTGCAGGCGCGCATGCAGACCATGGCGCTGATTCCCGTCGGCGGTGAGCCGGCGGCCCTGGCCAAGATCAACCAGTACCACAACGAACGCTACGGCAAGGTGATCCGGGAAACCGGGATCATGGCCGACTGA
- a CDS encoding SDR family oxidoreductase, producing MDLGIAGKKALVCGASSGLGYACAEALVKDGVHVVIAARTEGPLREAAERLAAHGAGRVDWIAADVTADEGRARIFAAHPAFDILITNAGGPAPGDFRQWDRETWHKAIDANMLAPIELIKATVDGMMARGFGRIINLTSSAVKSPVDGLGLSTGARSGLTGFVASLARSTVARGVTINNLLPGAFDTARLASNFAAQAQREGKTPEEVRSARFAKHPAHRPGQPSELGHTCAYLCSVHAGYINGQNILIDGGSFNGVF from the coding sequence ATGGATCTGGGCATTGCTGGCAAGAAAGCACTGGTGTGCGGCGCGAGTTCGGGGCTGGGCTATGCCTGCGCCGAAGCGCTGGTGAAAGACGGTGTGCACGTGGTGATCGCCGCGCGCACCGAAGGGCCGCTGCGCGAAGCGGCCGAACGCCTGGCCGCGCACGGCGCGGGCCGGGTCGACTGGATCGCCGCCGACGTGACCGCCGATGAAGGCCGCGCGCGCATCTTCGCCGCGCACCCCGCGTTCGACATCCTCATCACCAACGCCGGCGGCCCCGCGCCCGGCGACTTCCGCCAATGGGACCGCGAGACCTGGCACAAGGCCATCGACGCCAACATGCTCGCGCCGATCGAACTCATCAAGGCCACGGTGGACGGCATGATGGCGCGCGGCTTCGGCCGCATCATCAACCTCACCTCCAGCGCGGTGAAATCGCCCGTGGACGGCCTGGGCCTGTCCACCGGCGCGCGCAGCGGCCTCACCGGCTTCGTCGCCAGCCTGGCGCGCAGCACGGTGGCGCGCGGCGTGACCATCAACAACCTCCTGCCCGGCGCCTTCGACACCGCGCGACTGGCCAGCAACTTCGCCGCGCAGGCGCAGCGCGAAGGCAAGACACCCGAAGAAGTGCGCAGCGCCCGCTTTGCCAAGCACCCCGCGCACCGCCCGGGCCAACCGAGCGAGCTCGGCCACACCTGCGCCTACCTGTGCAGCGTGCACGCCGGCTACATCAACGGCCAGAACATCCTCATCGACGGCGGCTCGTTCAACGGCGTGTTCTAG
- a CDS encoding RidA family protein, with amino-acid sequence MAIAEKLQCPQVPDLPTASWTNGYRIGQEVVMSGMTGHPATRQAAERGEALGAYDQAMVVLKKLEALVSAAGGHKHNITKTVVYLTDIADKDEVGRARRDFFGAHTPCSTLVAVKALVFPELHVEIDAWARLDTDLRETIPLSNES; translated from the coding sequence ATGGCGATCGCCGAAAAACTCCAGTGCCCGCAGGTGCCGGACCTGCCCACCGCCAGTTGGACCAACGGCTACCGCATCGGCCAGGAAGTGGTGATGTCGGGCATGACCGGCCACCCCGCCACGCGCCAGGCCGCCGAACGCGGTGAAGCGCTCGGCGCGTACGACCAGGCCATGGTGGTGCTGAAGAAGCTCGAAGCACTGGTCAGCGCGGCCGGCGGGCACAAGCACAACATCACGAAGACCGTGGTCTACCTGACCGACATCGCCGACAAGGACGAAGTGGGCCGCGCCAGGCGCGACTTCTTCGGCGCGCACACGCCCTGCTCCACGCTGGTGGCCGTGAAGGCTCTGGTGTTTCCAGAACTGCACGTGGAGATCGACGCCTGGGCGCGCCTGGACACCGATCTGCGCGAAACCATCCCCCTCTCAAACGAAAGCTGA
- a CDS encoding Bug family tripartite tricarboxylate transporter substrate binding protein, translating to MTHHRRTLIAFTSLFALLGTTVAHAQTTAEKQLASDKFTLIAPFPPGGPIDTLARVLADGLGKRYSQLAVVDNAPGAAGNIGMERVKRAKADGHTLLVIPAGNLTINPTLMPKFPFDIQKDFVPVAMLAKTPNVIVTSPKTGIKTVADLIAQAKAKPNTLSYASPGVGSGLHLAGELFKSQANVDILHIAYKGTPPAINDVLGGVVPLTFSNLPTVLPHIRSGKLVALALTDSARTPTAPEIPTLAESGVPGVVVPSWYGLLAPAGTPADVAAQLAKDAAEILAQPAVQEQLKGQGLTSWDIKTTAFDKHIRDETARWAKVIKDRNITVE from the coding sequence ATGACGCACCACCGCCGCACCCTGATCGCCTTCACTTCGCTGTTCGCCCTGCTGGGCACCACTGTGGCCCACGCGCAGACCACCGCCGAGAAGCAGCTGGCCTCGGACAAGTTCACGCTGATCGCCCCCTTCCCGCCAGGTGGCCCCATCGACACGCTCGCGCGCGTGCTGGCCGATGGCCTGGGCAAGCGCTACAGCCAACTCGCCGTGGTGGACAACGCACCGGGTGCCGCTGGCAACATCGGCATGGAGCGCGTCAAGCGCGCCAAGGCCGATGGCCACACGCTGCTGGTGATCCCGGCCGGCAACCTCACCATCAACCCCACGCTGATGCCCAAGTTCCCCTTCGACATCCAGAAGGACTTCGTGCCCGTGGCCATGCTGGCGAAGACGCCCAACGTGATCGTCACCAGCCCCAAGACCGGCATCAAGACCGTGGCCGATCTGATCGCGCAGGCCAAGGCCAAGCCCAACACCCTGTCGTACGCCTCGCCCGGCGTGGGCAGCGGCCTGCACCTGGCCGGCGAGCTCTTCAAGTCGCAGGCGAACGTGGACATCCTGCACATTGCCTACAAGGGCACGCCGCCCGCCATCAACGACGTGCTCGGTGGCGTGGTGCCGCTGACCTTCAGCAACCTGCCCACCGTGCTGCCGCACATCCGCAGCGGCAAGCTCGTGGCACTGGCCCTGACGGACAGCGCACGCACGCCCACCGCGCCCGAGATCCCGACCCTGGCCGAATCGGGCGTGCCCGGCGTCGTGGTGCCCTCGTGGTACGGCCTGCTCGCGCCTGCCGGCACGCCGGCCGACGTGGCGGCGCAACTGGCCAAGGATGCGGCCGAGATCCTGGCCCAGCCCGCCGTGCAGGAACAGCTCAAGGGCCAGGGCCTGACCTCGTGGGACATCAAGACCACCGCCTTCGACAAGCACATCCGCGACGAGACCGCGCGTTGGGCGAAGGTCATCAAGGACCGCAACATCACCGTGGAGTGA
- a CDS encoding Bug family tripartite tricarboxylate transporter substrate binding protein encodes MTSRRTLLALASMFALMGTAHAQNAAEKQLSSDRFTVVTPFPAGGALDSLSRMLADGLAKRYNQVAVVDNVPGGAGTIGMGKVKRSKADGHTLLVIPAGNLTINPTLMPKFPFDVQKDFVAVTMLATTPNVLMANPKSGFKTVADVIKTAKQKPGELFFASSGMGSGLHIAGELFKDQAGIDIQHVAYKGSTPAINDLLAGTVPLMVGNLPTMLPHIESGRLVALGLTDSKRSPHAPNIPTMAEQGVPGVVVPSWYGLMAPAGTPSDVVAQLAKDVDAILAQPQFREFFKSQGMTEWDLKTSAFDAYIREETARWAKVIKARNITME; translated from the coding sequence ATGACCAGCCGTCGCACCCTCCTCGCCCTCGCCTCGATGTTCGCCCTCATGGGCACCGCTCACGCGCAGAACGCCGCTGAAAAGCAGCTCTCGTCCGACCGGTTCACCGTGGTCACGCCCTTTCCGGCCGGCGGCGCGCTCGACTCGCTCTCGCGCATGCTGGCCGACGGCCTGGCCAAACGCTACAACCAGGTGGCCGTGGTCGACAACGTGCCCGGTGGCGCGGGCACCATCGGCATGGGCAAGGTCAAGCGGTCCAAGGCCGATGGCCACACGCTGCTTGTCATCCCTGCGGGCAACCTCACCATCAACCCCACGCTGATGCCCAAGTTTCCCTTCGACGTGCAGAAGGACTTCGTCGCCGTGACCATGCTGGCGACCACGCCCAACGTGCTGATGGCCAACCCCAAGTCGGGCTTCAAGACCGTGGCCGACGTGATCAAGACGGCCAAGCAGAAGCCGGGCGAACTCTTCTTCGCTTCCAGTGGCATGGGCAGTGGCCTGCACATCGCCGGCGAGCTGTTCAAGGACCAGGCCGGCATCGACATCCAGCACGTGGCCTACAAGGGATCGACCCCGGCCATCAACGATTTGCTGGCCGGCACGGTGCCGCTGATGGTGGGCAACCTGCCCACCATGCTGCCGCACATCGAAAGCGGCCGGCTGGTGGCGCTGGGCCTGACCGACAGCAAACGCTCGCCGCACGCCCCGAACATTCCCACCATGGCCGAGCAAGGTGTGCCTGGCGTGGTGGTGCCCTCGTGGTACGGCCTGATGGCGCCGGCCGGCACGCCCAGCGATGTGGTGGCACAGCTGGCCAAGGACGTGGACGCCATCCTGGCCCAGCCGCAGTTCCGCGAGTTCTTCAAGTCGCAAGGCATGACCGAGTGGGACCTGAAGACCTCGGCCTTCGACGCCTACATCCGCGAGGAAACCGCGCGCTGGGCCAAGGTGATCAAGGCCCGCAACATCACGATGGAATGA